Proteins encoded by one window of Mesorhizobium sp. INR15:
- the dnaJ gene encoding molecular chaperone DnaJ gives MKADFYETLGVQKGADEKELKSAFRKLAMQFHPDRNPGDHSCEHKFKEINEAYETLKDPQKRAAYDRFGHAAFEQGGMNGGAQGFGAGGFADIFEDIFGDMMGGRQRRSSGGRERGADLRYNMEISLEEAFAGKTAQIRVPASISCSECSGSGAKPGTQPVTCSMCNGHGKVRATQGFFSIERTCPQCHGRGQTIKDPCPKCAGQGRVTEERSLSVNIPSGIEDGTRIRLANEGEAGLRGGPSGDLYIFLAVKPHEFFQRDGADLYCKVPISMTTAALGGSFEVTTLDGTQTKVKVPEGTQNGRQFRLKGKGMPVLRQPNVGDLYIQTAVETPQSLSRRQRELLEEFEQLSSKDNSPQSSGFFARMKDFFESFGER, from the coding sequence ATGAAAGCTGATTTCTACGAAACGCTGGGCGTCCAGAAGGGCGCCGACGAGAAGGAGCTGAAGAGCGCTTTCCGCAAGCTCGCCATGCAGTTCCATCCCGACCGCAATCCCGGCGATCATTCCTGCGAGCACAAGTTCAAGGAAATCAACGAAGCCTACGAGACGCTGAAGGACCCGCAAAAGCGCGCGGCCTATGACCGCTTCGGTCACGCTGCCTTCGAGCAGGGCGGCATGAATGGTGGCGCGCAAGGCTTTGGCGCCGGCGGCTTCGCCGACATTTTCGAAGATATTTTCGGCGACATGATGGGCGGGCGCCAGCGCCGCTCGTCGGGCGGCCGCGAGCGCGGCGCCGACCTGCGCTACAACATGGAAATCTCGCTGGAGGAAGCCTTCGCGGGCAAGACCGCGCAGATCCGCGTGCCGGCCTCGATCTCATGCAGTGAATGTTCGGGCAGCGGCGCCAAGCCCGGCACCCAGCCTGTCACCTGCTCGATGTGCAACGGCCACGGCAAGGTACGCGCCACGCAAGGCTTCTTCTCGATCGAACGCACCTGCCCGCAATGCCATGGCCGCGGCCAGACCATCAAGGACCCGTGCCCGAAATGCGCCGGCCAGGGCCGCGTCACCGAGGAACGCTCGCTGTCGGTGAACATTCCATCGGGTATCGAGGATGGAACCCGCATCCGGCTTGCCAATGAAGGCGAGGCCGGCTTGCGCGGCGGACCTTCGGGCGATCTCTATATTTTCCTGGCGGTGAAGCCGCATGAATTCTTCCAGCGCGACGGCGCCGATCTCTACTGCAAAGTGCCGATCTCGATGACGACGGCAGCGCTTGGCGGCTCGTTCGAGGTAACGACGCTGGACGGCACCCAGACCAAGGTGAAAGTGCCGGAAGGCACACAGAACGGTCGCCAGTTCCGCCTCAAGGGCAAAGGCATGCCGGTGCTGCGCCAGCCCAATGTCGGCGACCTCTATATCCAGACCGCCGTCGAGACGCCGCAGAGCCTGTCGCGGCGCCAGCGCGAATTGCTGGAAGAGTTCGAGCAGCTCTCCTCGAAGGACAATTCCCCGCAGTCGAGCGGCTTTTTCGCCCGCATGAAGGATTTCTTCGAATCTTTCGGTGAGCGCTGA
- the pmtA gene encoding phospholipid N-methyltransferase PmtA — translation MTRGPGLRKALAEKFDDELKFFKGWIDKPKAVGSIVPTSSVTARKMASVVNPKSGLPVLEVGPGTGVITRAILAQGVRPENLYAVEYSTDFVRHLRRLYPGINVIEGDAFNLDATLGDKSGMMFDSVVSGVPLLNFPVAQRIAYVESLLDRIPIGRPVVQLTYGPLSPIPPGRGNYTVKHFDFIIRNIPPTQLWIYRREAH, via the coding sequence ATGACACGTGGTCCAGGACTGCGGAAGGCGCTAGCCGAGAAGTTCGACGACGAGCTTAAATTCTTCAAAGGCTGGATCGACAAGCCGAAGGCGGTCGGCTCGATCGTGCCGACAAGTTCCGTCACCGCGCGCAAGATGGCCTCTGTCGTCAATCCGAAATCCGGCCTGCCGGTGCTCGAGGTCGGCCCCGGCACCGGCGTCATCACCCGCGCGATCCTTGCGCAGGGCGTGCGGCCCGAAAACCTCTACGCGGTCGAATATTCCACCGATTTTGTCCGCCACCTGCGCCGGCTCTATCCCGGCATCAATGTCATCGAGGGCGACGCGTTCAACCTCGATGCGACGCTTGGCGACAAGAGCGGCATGATGTTCGATTCGGTTGTCTCCGGCGTGCCGCTGCTCAACTTTCCGGTTGCCCAGCGCATTGCCTATGTGGAGAGCCTGCTCGACCGCATCCCCATTGGCCGGCCGGTCGTGCAGCTTACCTACGGGCCGCTGTCGCCGATCCCTCCCGGCCGCGGCAATTATACGGTCAAGCATTTCGACTTCATCATCCGCAACATTCCGCCAACGCAGCTGTGGATCTATCGGCGCGAAGCGCATTAG
- a CDS encoding NADPH-dependent FMN reductase has product MAVIPKILVFAGSNRTGAYSGRTADVAQKELAVQGAEVTRISLLDYPLPIVDEDLEREKGVPENAVKLGRLIAVHDGLLIATPEYNGSIPPLLKNTIDWVSRVRRDAGRSVRPLAGKVAGLCSSSNGHFAGIRCINHLRAVLVRCQMEVVTPECSVPEAGSAFDESGNFHDEKLHKSMEHLCRTLIETSRMLSIRTEP; this is encoded by the coding sequence ATGGCAGTGATCCCGAAAATCCTCGTCTTCGCCGGCTCCAACCGGACCGGCGCCTACAGCGGCAGGACCGCCGATGTGGCGCAAAAAGAGCTTGCCGTTCAGGGCGCGGAGGTGACCCGCATCTCGCTCCTGGATTATCCCCTGCCGATCGTCGACGAAGACCTGGAAAGGGAAAAGGGCGTCCCCGAGAACGCCGTGAAACTCGGCCGCCTGATCGCCGTTCATGACGGGTTGCTGATCGCCACGCCGGAATATAACGGCTCCATCCCACCGCTGCTCAAGAACACGATCGACTGGGTGAGCCGGGTGCGCAGGGACGCCGGTCGGTCGGTCAGGCCGCTTGCCGGCAAGGTTGCCGGCCTCTGCTCGTCTTCCAACGGTCACTTCGCCGGCATACGCTGCATCAACCATCTGCGCGCCGTGCTTGTGCGCTGCCAGATGGAAGTGGTGACACCGGAATGCTCGGTGCCTGAGGCTGGCAGCGCCTTTGACGAAAGCGGCAATTTCCATGACGAAAAACTGCACAAATCGATGGAGCATCTATGCCGAACGCTAATCGAAACCTCGCGCATGCTGTCGATCAGGACCGAACCGTGA
- the pyrF gene encoding orotidine-5'-phosphate decarboxylase, protein MPANMKDRLIVGLDVPTLKEAAKAVRELDGVVSFYKIGYQLAFAGGLDFARELASGGTKIFLDMKLLDIDNTVAKGVENIVKMGMTMLTLHAYPKTMRAAVEAARGSDLCLLGVTVLTSMDEQDVIDAGYEYDPHTLVLRRSEQALHAGMGGIVCSAGEAAAVRRIVGPDMAVVTPGIRPSGSDHGDQKRVMTPADAIRNGSSHLVVGRPIVGAADRREAAQAILDEMRSA, encoded by the coding sequence ATGCCGGCAAACATGAAGGACAGGCTGATCGTCGGCCTCGACGTGCCGACCTTGAAGGAGGCCGCGAAGGCCGTGCGCGAACTCGACGGCGTCGTCTCCTTCTACAAGATCGGTTATCAGCTGGCCTTCGCCGGCGGGCTCGATTTCGCCCGCGAGCTGGCCAGCGGCGGCACGAAGATCTTCCTCGACATGAAGCTGCTCGACATCGACAACACGGTGGCCAAGGGCGTCGAGAACATCGTCAAGATGGGCATGACCATGCTGACGCTGCACGCCTACCCCAAGACGATGCGGGCGGCGGTGGAAGCGGCCAGGGGCAGCGATCTTTGCTTGCTTGGCGTCACTGTACTGACTTCCATGGACGAGCAGGACGTGATCGACGCCGGTTATGAATACGACCCGCACACGCTGGTGCTGCGGCGCTCGGAACAGGCGCTGCACGCCGGGATGGGCGGCATCGTCTGCTCGGCCGGCGAAGCGGCAGCGGTGCGCCGCATCGTCGGGCCCGACATGGCGGTGGTGACGCCGGGAATACGGCCGAGCGGCAGCGACCACGGCGACCAGAAGCGGGTGATGACGCCGGCCGATGCGATCCGCAACGGATCGAGCCATCTGGTGGTCGGACGCCCGATCGTCGGCGCCGCCGACAGGCGCGAGGCGGCGCAAGCCATCCTGGACGAAATGCGCTCGGCCTGA
- a CDS encoding DUF1330 domain-containing protein — MPKGYWIARVDVRDAEGYKEYVAASKLAFDRFGAKFLARGGEHEKAEGVGRGRNVIIEFESLATAHDCYHSPEYQRAVAIRQKVADGEIVLVEGV, encoded by the coding sequence ATGCCCAAGGGTTACTGGATTGCCCGCGTCGATGTGCGCGACGCGGAAGGCTACAAGGAGTATGTCGCCGCCTCCAAGCTGGCTTTCGACCGGTTCGGTGCCAAATTCCTGGCGCGGGGCGGTGAGCACGAGAAGGCGGAAGGGGTCGGCCGCGGGCGCAACGTGATCATCGAATTCGAATCGCTCGCCACGGCACATGACTGCTACCACTCACCGGAGTACCAGCGTGCCGTCGCCATCCGCCAGAAGGTGGCCGACGGCGAGATCGTTCTGGTCGAAGGCGTCTGA
- a CDS encoding low temperature requirement protein A: MNTTPVSPETLHHHVRRMAGRDPHEVHRVATPLELLFDLTFATAFSFAASQFAHSLADGHYGAALLGFGFASFAICWAWINFSWFSSAYDTDDWIFRLVTMVQMIGVLVLAIGLPRMFASIEHGQHLDNSVMVLGYVIMRLAMIFQWLRAARQDPVRRRVCLTYAVAISVAQIGWVIQILVDFSVATSLVLAVILLLIELAGPMIAEGRDDGTPWHAHHMAERYSLFAIIALGEGVVGTVATLSAVVEAQGWNLDAALVGIAGTGLTFGMWWVYYMLPSGQILHAHRDRSFVWGYGQMVIITAIVATGGGLHVAAYFIEDKAHIGPLATLLAAAVPVAVFLGAIYALYYYLVRRFDPFHIWLLAGTAAVVALAVIAALAGVDMAVCLIIVMLAPAVTVIGYEMLGHRHQAEALAGDERPGAIPGKV; this comes from the coding sequence ATGAACACCACGCCCGTCAGCCCCGAAACCCTTCACCATCATGTCAGGCGCATGGCTGGGCGCGATCCGCATGAGGTTCATCGTGTGGCGACGCCGCTCGAACTTCTGTTCGACCTGACTTTCGCCACCGCGTTCAGCTTCGCCGCCTCGCAGTTCGCCCATTCGCTGGCCGATGGCCATTATGGCGCCGCGTTGCTTGGCTTCGGGTTCGCCAGCTTTGCCATATGCTGGGCCTGGATCAATTTCTCCTGGTTCTCATCGGCCTATGATACCGACGACTGGATTTTTCGCCTCGTCACCATGGTGCAGATGATCGGCGTGCTGGTGCTGGCGATAGGCCTTCCGCGCATGTTCGCCTCCATCGAGCACGGTCAGCATCTCGACAATTCGGTGATGGTGCTGGGCTATGTGATCATGCGGCTGGCCATGATCTTCCAGTGGCTGCGTGCTGCCCGGCAGGACCCGGTTCGGCGCCGCGTCTGCCTCACCTATGCCGTGGCCATCTCGGTGGCGCAGATAGGATGGGTGATTCAGATACTCGTCGACTTCTCGGTGGCGACGAGCCTCGTGTTGGCCGTCATCCTGCTCCTGATCGAACTGGCAGGCCCCATGATCGCTGAGGGCAGGGACGACGGTACGCCGTGGCACGCGCATCATATGGCCGAACGCTACAGCCTGTTTGCCATCATAGCGCTCGGCGAAGGGGTGGTGGGCACCGTTGCGACATTGTCGGCCGTGGTCGAGGCGCAAGGCTGGAATCTCGATGCGGCACTCGTTGGCATCGCTGGCACCGGGCTCACCTTCGGCATGTGGTGGGTATATTACATGCTGCCGTCAGGGCAAATCCTGCACGCCCACCGCGATCGCTCGTTCGTCTGGGGTTATGGTCAGATGGTGATCATCACGGCCATCGTGGCGACGGGTGGCGGCCTGCATGTCGCAGCCTACTTCATCGAGGACAAGGCACATATAGGCCCGTTGGCGACGTTGCTCGCCGCCGCTGTTCCTGTTGCCGTCTTCCTTGGAGCGATCTACGCGCTCTATTATTATCTCGTGCGGCGCTTCGACCCCTTCCACATCTGGCTGCTGGCAGGGACGGCGGCGGTTGTGGCACTCGCGGTCATCGCGGCACTTGCCGGCGTCGACATGGCGGTCTGCCTCATCATTGTCATGCTGGCCCCGGCCGTCACCGTCATTGGCTACGAGATGCTCGGCCACCGCCATCAGGCGGAAGCGCTCGCCGGAGACGAGCGCCCTGGAGCCATTCCAGGAAAGGTGTGA
- a CDS encoding D-alanine:D-lactate ligase-like protein — MSRPKLLLVYEPEKACLDRLVADGHAPERAGEIASYLAQSTDLAHEFDALAAACLTRGLAFTPVALDDAPAVFAGEDPKTTLVWTLTDGIAYFRGGAAPALARLRGLKTIGADDSLFALCQDKFRSGAVLGGLGLPVPQAGLARNGNWLVEPPASPAGWFVKPNRLGAKIGIWPDSRCNDLGHALDLSRRVFAAYRDDVVVQPYVAGRNVRASFLGLVPDTGVEALGVAFVDSGADFQTMADSMALYGGTGEAAKAAGDYAEPDLLPVADSQPVADAKIRAIAERLMSGLGLRDVFSIDLRVEADDTVHLIEFEVCPGLPCFDFRAYCRQQWDASLADAMADTAVSRLA, encoded by the coding sequence ATGTCACGTCCCAAGCTTCTGCTGGTCTACGAGCCGGAAAAGGCCTGTCTCGACAGGCTGGTCGCTGATGGCCATGCACCTGAACGCGCCGGCGAAATTGCCTCCTATCTGGCGCAGTCGACCGATCTTGCCCACGAGTTCGACGCGCTCGCCGCCGCTTGCCTGACGCGCGGCCTGGCCTTCACGCCCGTAGCGCTCGATGACGCACCGGCGGTGTTCGCCGGCGAAGACCCGAAGACCACGCTGGTCTGGACGCTGACGGACGGCATCGCCTATTTCAGGGGCGGCGCCGCGCCGGCGCTGGCGCGGCTGCGCGGGCTGAAAACGATCGGTGCGGATGATTCGCTGTTCGCGCTCTGCCAGGACAAGTTCCGTTCCGGCGCCGTGCTCGGCGGGCTTGGCCTACCGGTGCCGCAGGCCGGCCTGGCAAGAAACGGCAACTGGCTGGTCGAGCCGCCGGCGTCACCCGCCGGCTGGTTCGTCAAGCCCAACCGGCTCGGCGCCAAGATCGGCATCTGGCCGGATTCGCGCTGCAACGATCTCGGCCACGCGCTCGACCTCAGCCGGCGCGTGTTCGCCGCCTATCGCGATGATGTCGTTGTGCAGCCCTATGTCGCTGGGCGCAATGTGCGCGCCAGTTTCCTGGGTCTTGTGCCGGACACGGGGGTCGAAGCGCTTGGCGTCGCCTTTGTCGATTCGGGCGCCGATTTCCAGACCATGGCGGACAGCATGGCGCTCTACGGCGGCACCGGCGAGGCGGCGAAGGCGGCCGGAGACTACGCCGAACCCGACCTGCTGCCGGTCGCCGACAGCCAACCGGTGGCCGATGCGAAAATCCGCGCCATCGCAGAGCGGTTGATGAGCGGGCTCGGCTTGCGCGACGTCTTTTCCATCGACCTCAGGGTCGAGGCCGACGATACCGTCCATCTCATCGAGTTCGAGGTCTGCCCCGGCTTGCCCTGCTTCGATTTTCGCGCCTATTGCCGCCAGCAATGGGATGCGAGCCTCGCCGATGCCATGGCCGACACGGCAGTGAGCCGCCTGGCCTGA
- a CDS encoding SMP-30/gluconolactonase/LRE family protein, producing the protein MCKLGEGPSYDPATDTLYWFDIVNGRLLDRRLSGGATNVHELGQMASAIAIIDDQRQLIATETGLFVRDVATGKMTLHTAIEADNPVTRSNDSRVHPCGAFWVGTMGKGEEKGAGSIYWFFKGELRKLFSDITVSNSICFTEDGAIAYYTDTSTGLLMRVGCDPATGLPVGEPKVFVDHRSAKGFIDGSVLDRDGILWNAVWGGSVVKAYGPDGKLVRSIAMPVTQPSCPAFVGKNADRLAVTSAWQGNDDKQRKLDPQAGKTFLLDIEVNGRFEPRVLI; encoded by the coding sequence ATCTGCAAGCTCGGCGAGGGGCCGAGCTACGATCCCGCCACCGATACGCTATACTGGTTCGACATCGTCAACGGCCGGCTTCTGGACAGGCGCCTGTCGGGTGGCGCGACCAATGTTCATGAACTTGGCCAGATGGCCAGCGCCATCGCCATCATCGATGACCAGCGCCAGCTGATCGCCACCGAGACCGGCCTCTTCGTCCGCGACGTCGCGACCGGCAAGATGACGCTGCACACAGCGATCGAAGCCGACAATCCGGTCACCCGTTCGAACGATTCCCGCGTCCATCCCTGCGGCGCATTCTGGGTCGGCACGATGGGCAAGGGCGAGGAGAAGGGCGCGGGCTCCATCTACTGGTTTTTCAAGGGCGAGCTGCGCAAGCTGTTTTCGGACATCACGGTGTCGAATTCGATCTGCTTTACCGAAGACGGCGCGATCGCCTATTACACCGATACGTCGACCGGGCTTTTGATGCGCGTCGGCTGCGACCCCGCGACCGGCCTGCCGGTTGGCGAGCCGAAAGTGTTCGTCGATCACCGTTCGGCCAAGGGTTTTATCGACGGCTCGGTGCTCGACCGCGATGGCATCCTGTGGAATGCGGTCTGGGGCGGCAGTGTGGTCAAAGCCTATGGCCCGGACGGCAAGCTGGTGCGTTCGATCGCGATGCCCGTGACGCAACCGTCCTGCCCGGCCTTCGTCGGCAAGAATGCCGATCGGCTGGCGGTCACCTCCGCCTGGCAAGGCAACGACGACAAGCAGCGCAAGCTCGATCCTCAGGCCGGCAAGACCTTCCTGCTTGATATCGAGGTCAATGGCCGCTTCGAGCCTCGCGTCCTGATCTGA